The Agromyces sp. G08B096 DNA window AGGTGGATGCGGCCGCAGCGCACCGGTCGAGTGCTCGGGATGCGACATCCTGAACGCGAAGCTCATCCAGCGCAATCGGCGGGCGCGCTGGCGCGCGCTCGAGATCGGAGCGGTATCCGGCATCCTAGAGTTCTGATCGCCAAGCCGACTCGCATCCGAGCTTGGTCGGCTTCTTGTGCGGCCGCCCGTGGTCCCACGCCATCGCGGTGAGACGCGCCAGCGCAGCCGGTCCGGGCTCCTCGTCGAGATGCGCGCGACGCCAGTCCTTCTCGAACTGCGAAAGGTTGCGCGCGACCTGCTCGGCTCGCTTGCTCATCACCGCATTGAACGGCTGCAACTCGGCGACCTCGCCGGTGACGGGATCGAGCGTGAGCCCGTGCGCGTCGAGGGCGGCCGCGAGCTGCGGATGTGCAGCGATGACCGCCGTGCCGAGCGAGCGGATCGCGCCCTGCTGTCGGAAGAGTGCCGCCGTGTCGAGGGCGCGCCACGCGGTTTCGGCCCACACCCTCGTGCCGACCTGGAAGTGGATGTGGCGGTGCGGATCGCCGGCGCGCGATGTCTTGTGCGAGACGGCGACGGTCTCGAATTGTTCGATCGGCACCACCCGCTGCGCGCCGCGCGGTCCGACCCGAGTGACGGAGTGCTGACCGAGCCAGGCGCGGATCTCTGCGACCGCGTCGCGCTGGGCGGCATCGAGCGCTTCGGATACCTCGTGGTGCAGTGCAGCCGCGATCGACAACGACTTGGGCGCATTCACGACCATCTCCGCGAACCGCGGCGAGCCATGACGACCGTCGCCGGGTAGGCGGGGCTTGCCCATCGACTCGCCGGTCAGTGGGTTGACCCAGTCGACCCACTGCGCGTACTCGTCGGGCGTCAGTGCGCCCTCGCCGATGACCTCGCCGGTACGGCCTACGACCGAGAACTCGGCGAGGGCTGTCCCGCCCTCGAGGTAGTACTCGTCAGCGCGCGATCGATCCGACTCGAGGTAGCGGCGCGCGTCTGCCCCGGAACCCCGGTACAGGATCACACCGCCCTTCATCGCCGCCCTCCGAGCTAGCTCAGGTTCTTGCAACTATCTACGGTAGCAAACGTCCATTCAGGAATGGCGGGCACGTAGCAAGGGAACGTATTTCTGAGCTGACGAAAGCGGAGCGGATCGTCCGGCTGGCCGCGCCCTGCGGTATCGACCGTGCAGTCAATCGTGCAGCGGTGGCCGCGGGAGGTAGGCGATGGCGATGCTCGCGGGCGGAGCCTACGGCCTCTACCCACCAGGCAGCCGCGAGCTCCTGGAACGAAGCGGAGACCTCGTCCTGCTCGATGGCGCTGATGCCGCACCGACCGAGTGGCGGTTCCTCGCTCGCGACCGTATCCGGGGGCGCCTTGTCCGGCGAAACGTCATCGTCGAAGCCGGCGGCCGTTCGAGCGCGCTCAACGTCGCTGCACGCGCCGCCCAGCTGGATCGGCGTGGTCGGAATGGTACCCGACCCCGTGACGAGCGCAGCAAGCGTCGGAAGCCACTGCCATTAGCGAAGACGTCGCCCCCGGGGTCGCTGACCCCCTGCTTGAACGGAGAAGGGCAGTTGAGCGCCCTGCAAAGGATCGCTTGTTCGACGTCTCGGCGCGCGCCAGAGCTTCCTTGTAGGTCCTCGCAGAACGGACTCGGGGTCCAAGGCGGTTCACCAATGATGCAGAGCGCACTCGGCAATTCGACGTAAGGGCCGCCAGGCCGGTCCGGCTAATGGTACGCGTTGGCCCACTTGGCTCGGGTACGTTGAACGACCTTACGAGCTCCACTCTGGTTCATCCTCCAGCGCGCGACGGCCAAGCTGACCTCATAGGCGTCTGCAGCCTGTTCGTCCGTCGCGTTCGCGCGGGCGAGGCGGAACGCTCCGTCGTACGGGATGAGTATCTCTCCGGAGAGCCAATCCGCTTCGGCTTCTTGGTCGCCGCCCAGTCCGCATTTTCTCTCGTCCGAGAAGGAGAGTCCGAACTGGTGTTCAAGGACGACATGAGCGAGCTCGTGACACATGGTGGTGCGCCTTCGTGTCTGGGGTTGCGCATCGTTCTCCAGAATCACGACGCCCCCGCCATGTGGAATGAGAGCCCCGGACAGAGCGCTCCCGTCCGCCTTCAGGAAGTGATCGCGCGCCGCGCCGTCGAGGGCGCTGAGCTGGACGACAGGGACTCCGTACTCAGAGGCGAAGGCGTACGGGTCAAACGGTGCGTATGCGTCGGTGCCGATTTCGGCTCGTAGCTCGAGCGCGAGGCGTCTGGCCTCAGCCTTGAATCCACGGCGCACGAGTCATCCCTGTGCCCGTGCGTGCCCGACAGCTAGACCGATGACCTGCTCCAAGTACTTGACGTCTGTCTCGCTGAGGTCCTTCCTTGCGCGCAGAAGGGGGGCAAGCTGGGCCATGAGGTCGGGCTCGCGCGAGTCAGCGGAGCTGTTGTCACTGTCACGGTCGAAGAACTGCTCGGCAGGGAGCCTGAGCCACGCGACGATCGTCGCGAATCCGTCGGTGTCGGGCTTCAACCCGTTGCCGAGCCTGGAGAGCAACGACGGACTTACGCCGATCTCACCTGCCAAGGCCCGCCAGGACAGCCCTCGCTCCTGACGGGCGGCGTCCAGTGCCGAGTGCAGCGCGGCCGTGTTGATCGTTGTCTTGGCCATGCCTCCAGTGTGTCACATCCGAAACGGTTCGTCGCCTATGACACGGGGTGTGTTAGAATTGAAACGCGGCGTCGGATGTGGAACGAAGGAGGTGCAGAATATGGCAGGCAAGCGAGGACGTAGCGCCATCCCGGGACGGTTCGTCAAGCAGTCCACGGTCAAGCGGCACTCCAAGATCACGACGAACGAGAGCACTGGCAAGGGCGGCAAGAAGAAGTAGAAGGAGAAAGTTGGCAATGAGACGCAAGTTTCGACCGGCAGCGATGTCGGCGGCGGTGGCTACTGTGATTCGCAATGGATGGCCCGACCAGGAGAACGATCATGAGCGTGACTGACGCCTTCAATACCTTCCAGGAGGTCGTGAACGCCGACATCACATCCGTCCGCGAGGCTCGCGCTCGACGCGACCTTTTCAAGAACGCCTTCGGCGCCGAGGACGACGTGAAGGAGGTCGTCGCGTCCGGATCGCTCGCGCGAGGGACGCACAAGGACCCGATCCACGACGTCGATGTGATCGTCGTCTTCGATCAGGACGCGCACCCCGATTGGGGAACGCCAGGAGACTCTGCCGCGGATGCGCTCAACTACACCCGCGAACGTGTGAATACGCTCCTCGGGTCAACCAACGGCACCTACGACAAGGCCGTCCGGCTGGCGCGATGGCGTAACCATGCAGTCAAGTGCTTCCTCGACGACCCTGACGATCCTAATGCGTTCACTGTTGACGCGATGCCGGCGCTCAGGCGCGACGGGAAGCTCTTGATCCCTGAGGCGCTCTCGGAGGACTGGGTTTCCTGCGACCCCGAGTTCCTTATCGCCGAGGTCGCGAAGAGGCACGCGGCGTGGAACAAGTTCGCTGGGACAGTTCGGATGCTCAAGTGGTGGGCTGCGGAACAAGATACAAAGATCAAGTCCCTCGTCATGGAAGTTCTCGCGCTCGACTTCCTGCCCACGGACGTCAATCAGCCCGCGGCGATCAAGCAGTTCTTCGTCAGCGCTTGCTACTACATCGAGGGCGGGAACGAGGTCGTCGATCCCGCCTACCTATGCGGGCCTATTCAGCCTGACGTCGACTACGGCGAGCTCGTCGAGTGCCTGCGGGCGGCACGAGACAATGCCATCAAGGCGTTCCAGGCTCAGGCGAACAACGACACTGGCTCCGCTATCAAGTATTGGGGGGAGGTCTTTGGTGACGACTTCCCGAAGCCCCCCGCCTCAACCGCGAACCCGGCACCTGCGATACTGCCGGCGACGCCTCGTCCAGTGAAGGACACCCCCCAGGGATGAATCGTGAGCCAGGACTGGACCGTGGTGCAAACACCGGGCCACTCGATCCCGTCCTCTGGATCGTCAGCGAGCCTGGCCGGCTAGCACGGGACCGGGACGAGATCCGTGCGTTCGCACCCCGGCTGGAGTACAAGAGCCCGACAAGCGATTTGCCACACGGTGGATGGATCGGCGCGCTTCCGCGTTGGCCCTTTGATCGGCCGCAGCCCGAAGGTCTCAATGAACTACTCGGCGACGATGCCTTCCATGTTCTCGTCGCCTATTCGGCAGCGCATCCAATGGTGCCCCCTGCCATCTACTCGCTTGACCCGGAGCCGACGATCTGGGAGCAGACACAATCGGCGTGGCATGTAGCGCCGGGCGGATCGCTTTGTCTGCTTCAGAGTGACGGCGGCTGGCAACCTGAAGCGAGCCTCACTGAGCTGTTAGCGAAGGCTTCCGGATGGCGGATCGAGTACGGCTTGATGAAGGCCGGGGTGATCGATCAGATGTCAGTGAATGGCATCGTGTCCGACCCTTCGTATGACCACCTCATCGTGCAGGCAGCCGCAGCAACGGGAGCAGCCGACGAGGGAGATTCTGATGCCCCAGCATGACCCATATATCGTGGTGCCACGAGACGCGATTGACAAGATCGCAGCATCCGCGCTTTCGGGCGGGGCGCTAGTCCTGCGCCGTGTTCCTGCGGACAATATGTACGTTGTCCGGACCGTGGAGACCGCCAAAGACATGCGGCTACCAGCAGACATTCCAGGCGAATACGTCGCGCTGCGTTCAGGGGATCCTCACCATGCTGCCCAATGGATCAGAGTGGCAGCGAACGATGCCCAGATTCACCATCTCTTCCTCTCCAGACGTCCCCAAGCTTTCATCGAATTCGCCAAGTTCAAGGAGATGGTGCCCGGTGTTTCCGACCCCGGAAACGGCCTTGGCATCGTTATTACTCACGACCCTGATCTTCCGCCGGAGCTTGTAGAAGCGGGCGCTTTGGAGTTCGCGGGATGGGCGGTCCGCCGAAGCGGCGTGCACCCGATCCATATCGAAGTCGAACCAGAAGTTATCGGATTGGAGCAGTTGACCGGCAAGTGGCCGATCGAACAACTCGCCGCTAACAGCGTCATGGTCGTGGGCTGCGGCAGCATTGGTAGCGCAGCAGCGGAGGCACTCGCCGGATTTGGAGTCGGGCGTGTAGAACTGCTCGATCCTGACCGGTTCCTCTGGCACAACATGCTGCGGCACGCCCTCGGAACTGAGAGCGTGGGGCGGTACAAGGTTGCGGCGATGAAGGATCACCTCGCCCGCCGTTGGCCGGAACAGACCGTAGTTGCCCACCAACTCGACGTTGTTGCCGATGCTCACTACGCTCGCCCCATCGTCGACAGAGTCGATCTAGTGCTCTGCGCTGCGGACGGCATCGCTCCCCGGCGCGTCGTCAGCCACCTCGCCCGTCGCGCGAACAAGCCAGCGATCTTGGCCTGCGTGCTTGACAACGGCTCGATCGGAGAAGTCATCCGGCTGCGTCCCACTCCCCGGTTCGGATGCCTCCTCTGTCTTCGCCAACACCTCGCAGCTCAAGGCGCTATGGACGCTGAGGCAGATCAAGAACTCGACTACGGAACCGGACGCGTACACCAGCCGATGGCCGCCGTTCCTCCCGATCTCCGGCAGGTCGGAACGTTTGCCGCGAAAGTGGCAGTCGCGACGCTACTCGAATCACTCCATGGCGATCACACTCAGAGGATTCCCGGTGAACACGCAGTCATCGGTCTCCGACCGACGGGCGACCTCGCAGCGCCGTTCAACGTTGGCGAAGTCGGAGACGTTCGCTGGTCGTCCATCCCTGGGCCACGACCGTCATGTGCGACCTGCTCTGCAGAATGAAAGTTCGAGGAATCGTGCCCGCTGTCTCCATTACTGACGCCGCACTGACCGCGATTACGCGCGAGGCCCCACGATCCCTTGACGGACTCGAAACTGGAGGGATCCTGCTCGGAACCGACACGGCGGACGGCGTCCTAATAAGGCACGCCGGCGATGCCGGGCCTAGCGCCGCACGCGGCGAACGCACATTCCTGCGCGACCTCGACCATGCTCGACAGTTCGCGGAATCAGCTTGGGTGGAAGATGGCAGCCAGTGGATAGGTGAATGGCACACCCATCCCACTG harbors:
- the mobF gene encoding MobF family relaxase — translated: MKGGVILYRGSGADARRYLESDRSRADEYYLEGGTALAEFSVVGRTGEVIGEGALTPDEYAQWVDWVNPLTGESMGKPRLPGDGRHGSPRFAEMVVNAPKSLSIAAALHHEVSEALDAAQRDAVAEIRAWLGQHSVTRVGPRGAQRVVPIEQFETVAVSHKTSRAGDPHRHIHFQVGTRVWAETAWRALDTAALFRQQGAIRSLGTAVIAAHPQLAAALDAHGLTLDPVTGEVAELQPFNAVMSKRAEQVARNLSQFEKDWRRAHLDEEPGPAALARLTAMAWDHGRPHKKPTKLGCESAWRSEL
- a CDS encoding ImmA/IrrE family metallo-endopeptidase — encoded protein: MRRGFKAEARRLALELRAEIGTDAYAPFDPYAFASEYGVPVVQLSALDGAARDHFLKADGSALSGALIPHGGGVVILENDAQPQTRRRTTMCHELAHVVLEHQFGLSFSDERKCGLGGDQEAEADWLSGEILIPYDGAFRLARANATDEQAADAYEVSLAVARWRMNQSGARKVVQRTRAKWANAYH
- a CDS encoding helix-turn-helix domain-containing protein — encoded protein: MAKTTINTAALHSALDAARQERGLSWRALAGEIGVSPSLLSRLGNGLKPDTDGFATIVAWLRLPAEQFFDRDSDNSSADSREPDLMAQLAPLLRARKDLSETDVKYLEQVIGLAVGHARAQG
- a CDS encoding nucleotidyltransferase domain-containing protein gives rise to the protein MSVTDAFNTFQEVVNADITSVREARARRDLFKNAFGAEDDVKEVVASGSLARGTHKDPIHDVDVIVVFDQDAHPDWGTPGDSAADALNYTRERVNTLLGSTNGTYDKAVRLARWRNHAVKCFLDDPDDPNAFTVDAMPALRRDGKLLIPEALSEDWVSCDPEFLIAEVAKRHAAWNKFAGTVRMLKWWAAEQDTKIKSLVMEVLALDFLPTDVNQPAAIKQFFVSACYYIEGGNEVVDPAYLCGPIQPDVDYGELVECLRAARDNAIKAFQAQANNDTGSAIKYWGEVFGDDFPKPPASTANPAPAILPATPRPVKDTPQG
- a CDS encoding ThiF family adenylyltransferase; the encoded protein is MPQHDPYIVVPRDAIDKIAASALSGGALVLRRVPADNMYVVRTVETAKDMRLPADIPGEYVALRSGDPHHAAQWIRVAANDAQIHHLFLSRRPQAFIEFAKFKEMVPGVSDPGNGLGIVITHDPDLPPELVEAGALEFAGWAVRRSGVHPIHIEVEPEVIGLEQLTGKWPIEQLAANSVMVVGCGSIGSAAAEALAGFGVGRVELLDPDRFLWHNMLRHALGTESVGRYKVAAMKDHLARRWPEQTVVAHQLDVVADAHYARPIVDRVDLVLCAADGIAPRRVVSHLARRANKPAILACVLDNGSIGEVIRLRPTPRFGCLLCLRQHLAAQGAMDAEADQELDYGTGRVHQPMAAVPPDLRQVGTFAAKVAVATLLESLHGDHTQRIPGEHAVIGLRPTGDLAAPFNVGEVGDVRWSSIPGPRPSCATCSAE
- a CDS encoding Mov34/MPN/PAD-1 family protein, producing MCDLLCRMKVRGIVPAVSITDAALTAITREAPRSLDGLETGGILLGTDTADGVLIRHAGDAGPSAARGERTFLRDLDHARQFAESAWVEDGSQWIGEWHTHPTGELAPSDVDLNSYMRHLHDPDLGFDQFVAIIAGLDSSSRIIVSTWLIERNRFRPVPLMRLLDDSPEQRNTTIEATTEINAKPYDREETL